One window from the genome of Micromonospora aurantiaca ATCC 27029 encodes:
- a CDS encoding NAD(P)H-hydrate dehydratase: protein MPSRSDVITPALLRDWALPVPTGGKEARGTVLVVGGSRFTPGAVLLAGVAALRAGAGVLQLAAAESTAASLSIQVPEALVIGLPETGDGAVRGDPGDLLRGLVAEADVVAVGPGLTDIEATGELLRLVLDAAGRETALVLDAYALGALSHAPELLAGASRKAVLTPNLTEARHLLGRDPGDDLDAEAVELAGRYDAVVSLYGHIATPDGRAWREESGDAGLGTSGSGDVRAGLLAGLLSRGADPAQAACWAAFAHAVSGQRLVPRYGRIGFLARELLDEIPYTIATV, encoded by the coding sequence ATGCCGAGCCGGTCTGACGTGATCACCCCCGCGCTGCTGCGGGACTGGGCGCTGCCGGTGCCCACCGGCGGCAAGGAGGCGCGCGGCACCGTGCTGGTGGTCGGCGGCTCCCGGTTCACCCCCGGCGCGGTGCTGCTGGCCGGGGTGGCAGCGCTGCGGGCCGGCGCCGGCGTGCTCCAGCTCGCCGCAGCCGAGTCGACTGCGGCGTCGCTGAGCATCCAGGTGCCGGAGGCGCTCGTGATCGGCCTGCCGGAGACCGGCGACGGCGCGGTCCGCGGCGACCCGGGCGACCTGCTCCGCGGCCTGGTCGCCGAGGCCGACGTGGTGGCGGTCGGACCCGGCCTCACGGACATCGAGGCCACCGGGGAACTGCTGCGCCTGGTCCTGGACGCGGCCGGCCGGGAGACCGCGCTGGTGCTCGACGCGTACGCGCTCGGCGCGCTCAGCCACGCGCCGGAGCTGCTGGCCGGGGCCAGCCGCAAGGCGGTGCTCACTCCCAACCTGACCGAGGCACGGCACCTGCTGGGACGCGATCCGGGCGACGACCTGGACGCCGAGGCGGTGGAACTGGCCGGCCGGTACGACGCGGTCGTCTCGCTGTACGGGCACATCGCGACGCCGGACGGCCGGGCCTGGCGGGAGGAGAGCGGGGACGCCGGACTGGGCACCTCGGGCAGCGGCGACGTGCGGGCCGGGCTGCTCGCGGGCCTGCTCTCCCGGGGCGCCGACCCGGCGCAGGCGGCCTGCTGGGCGGCGTTCGCGCACGCGGTGAGCGGGCAGCGGCTGGTCCCCCGGTACGGGCGGATCGGCTTCCTCGCCCGGGAACTGCTGGACGAGATCCCCTACACGATCGCCACCGTCTGA
- a CDS encoding ABC transporter ATP-binding protein yields MTDPMIDVRGVTRRYGEGPPALHDVSLTVRPGECVAVLGPSGSGKSTLLNLLAALDRPDAGTVTVAGTRLEKLGEAASARFRRAHVGLVFQFFNLLDDLTVLDNVLLPAQLAGAPARAAREHAASLLDSLGIARHAHAYPGRLSGGERQRVAVARALINRPALLLADEPTGALDTASGEDVRRLLDELHRSGQTIVLVTHDLRLAEASAGRTIRLRDGRIEVRR; encoded by the coding sequence ATGACCGATCCGATGATCGACGTACGCGGGGTGACCCGCCGATACGGCGAGGGGCCGCCCGCACTGCACGACGTGTCGCTGACCGTCCGGCCCGGCGAGTGCGTGGCGGTGCTCGGCCCGTCCGGCAGCGGGAAGTCCACACTGCTCAACCTGCTCGCCGCGCTGGACCGGCCGGACGCCGGCACGGTGACCGTCGCGGGCACCCGGCTGGAGAAGCTGGGCGAGGCCGCGTCGGCCCGGTTCCGGCGCGCACACGTGGGCCTGGTCTTCCAGTTCTTCAACCTGCTCGACGACCTCACAGTGCTGGACAACGTCCTGCTGCCCGCCCAGCTGGCCGGCGCACCGGCCCGCGCGGCGCGCGAACACGCGGCCTCCCTGCTGGACTCGCTCGGCATCGCCCGGCACGCGCACGCGTACCCGGGACGCCTCTCCGGCGGTGAGCGGCAGCGCGTCGCCGTCGCCCGCGCCCTGATCAACCGGCCCGCGCTCCTGCTGGCCGACGAGCCGACCGGCGCGCTGGACACCGCCTCCGGGGAGGACGTCCGGCGCCTGCTCGACGAGCTGCACCGCAGCGGCCAGACCATCGTGCTCGTCACCCACGACCTGCGGCTGGCCGAGGCGTCCGCCGGCCGTACGATCCGCCTGCGCGACGGCCGGATCGAGGTGCGACGGTGA
- a CDS encoding response regulator has protein sequence MTVRVVVADDQALVRTGFRMILTAGGVDVVAEAATGAEAVDAVRRTRPDVVLMDVRMPELDGLEATRRILTGAVAAPRIIILTTFDLDQYVYAALAAGASGFLLKDVTPEHLVAAVRMVQDGDALLAPAITRRLVRRFARRDPQTATVHRDLATLTRRETEVLRLLAGGLSNAELAEALHLSEATVKTHVARILAKLRLRDRVQAVVVAYETGLVSPGSPED, from the coding sequence ATGACGGTACGAGTGGTGGTCGCCGACGACCAGGCACTGGTCCGTACCGGGTTCCGCATGATCCTCACGGCCGGTGGGGTGGACGTGGTGGCCGAGGCGGCGACGGGCGCGGAGGCGGTGGACGCGGTCCGCCGCACCAGGCCCGACGTGGTGCTCATGGACGTGCGCATGCCCGAGCTCGACGGCCTCGAGGCCACCCGCCGCATCCTCACCGGGGCCGTCGCGGCGCCCCGGATCATCATCCTCACCACGTTCGACCTGGACCAGTACGTCTACGCCGCGCTCGCCGCCGGGGCGAGCGGCTTCCTGCTCAAGGACGTGACACCGGAACATCTGGTGGCGGCCGTACGCATGGTCCAGGACGGTGACGCGCTGCTCGCACCCGCCATCACCCGCCGGCTGGTGCGGCGCTTCGCCCGCCGCGACCCGCAGACGGCGACTGTGCACCGCGACCTGGCCACGCTGACCCGGCGCGAGACGGAGGTCCTGCGCCTGCTGGCCGGCGGCCTGAGCAACGCCGAACTCGCGGAGGCGCTGCACCTGTCCGAGGCGACTGTGAAGACCCACGTCGCCCGGATCCTCGCCAAACTCCGTCTGCGCGACCGGGTCCAGGCGGTGGTGGTCGCCTACGAGACGGGCCTCGTGAGTCCCGGTTCGCCGGAGGACTGA
- a CDS encoding glycine hydroxymethyltransferase, giving the protein MSRNAESTAFRSALEVVRGVEPRVADAIAAELADQRESLKLIASENYASPATLLAMGNWFSDKYAEGTVGRRFYAGCQNVDTVEALAAEHARELFGASHAYVQPHSGIDANLVAFWAILADRVESPALRKAQARQVNDLTEADWFALRRELGNQRMLGMSLDAGGHLTHGFRPNISGKMFDQRSYGTDPATGLIDYDRVAEAAREFKPLILVAGYSAYPRKVNFRIMREIADSVGATFMVDMAHFAGLVAGKVFTGDFDPVPHAHIVTTTTHKSLRGPRGGMVLCGPELADQVDRGCPMVLGGPLPHVMAAKAVALAEARRPDFADYAQRIVDNAQALADGLLRRGATLVTGGTDNHLVLIDVSGYGLTGRQAEQALLDSGIVTNRNSVPQDPNGAWYTSGIRIGTPALTTRGLGAAEMDATAELIHTVLSQTTPGTGPDGAPSKAKYVLDPAVAESVGKQAADLLTPFPLYPAVDLG; this is encoded by the coding sequence ATGTCGCGCAACGCCGAGTCCACCGCCTTCCGCAGCGCGCTGGAGGTCGTCCGCGGCGTCGAGCCGCGCGTGGCCGACGCCATCGCCGCGGAACTGGCCGACCAGCGCGAGTCGCTCAAGCTCATCGCCAGCGAGAACTACGCGTCCCCGGCGACGCTGCTGGCGATGGGCAACTGGTTCAGCGACAAGTACGCCGAGGGCACGGTCGGGCGCCGGTTCTACGCCGGCTGCCAGAACGTCGACACCGTCGAGGCGCTCGCCGCCGAGCACGCCCGCGAGCTGTTCGGCGCGTCCCACGCGTACGTGCAGCCGCACTCGGGCATCGACGCCAACCTGGTCGCGTTCTGGGCGATCCTCGCCGACCGGGTCGAGTCCCCCGCACTGCGCAAGGCGCAGGCGCGGCAGGTCAACGACCTCACCGAGGCCGACTGGTTCGCGCTGCGCCGTGAGCTGGGCAACCAGCGGATGCTGGGCATGTCGCTGGACGCCGGTGGGCACCTCACCCACGGTTTCCGGCCGAACATCTCCGGCAAGATGTTCGACCAGCGCAGCTACGGCACCGACCCGGCCACCGGCCTGATCGACTACGACCGGGTGGCCGAGGCGGCCCGCGAGTTCAAGCCGCTGATCCTGGTCGCCGGTTACTCCGCGTACCCGCGGAAGGTCAACTTCCGGATCATGCGGGAGATCGCCGACTCGGTCGGCGCCACGTTCATGGTCGACATGGCCCACTTCGCCGGGCTGGTCGCCGGCAAGGTCTTCACCGGCGACTTCGACCCGGTGCCGCACGCGCACATCGTCACCACCACCACGCACAAGTCGCTGCGCGGCCCGCGCGGCGGCATGGTGCTCTGCGGGCCGGAGCTGGCCGACCAGGTCGACCGGGGCTGCCCGATGGTGCTCGGCGGGCCGCTGCCGCACGTGATGGCCGCCAAGGCGGTCGCGCTGGCCGAGGCACGCCGCCCCGACTTCGCCGACTACGCCCAGCGGATCGTGGACAACGCGCAGGCGCTGGCCGACGGTCTGCTGCGCCGGGGCGCGACGCTGGTCACCGGCGGCACCGACAACCACCTGGTGCTCATCGACGTGTCCGGGTACGGCCTCACCGGCCGGCAGGCCGAGCAGGCGCTGCTGGACTCGGGCATCGTCACCAACCGCAACTCGGTGCCGCAGGACCCGAACGGCGCCTGGTACACCTCCGGCATCCGCATCGGCACCCCGGCGCTGACCACCCGGGGCCTCGGCGCCGCCGAGATGGACGCCACCGCCGAGTTGATCCACACCGTGCTCAGCCAGACCACGCCCGGCACCGGCCCGGACGGCGCACCGTCGAAGGCGAAGTACGTGCTGGACCCGGCCGTCGCCGAGTCCGTCGGCAAGCAGGCCGCCGACCTGCTCACGCCGTTCCCGCTCTACCCGGCGGTCGACCTGGGCTGA
- a CDS encoding acyltransferase family protein, producing MAENGINQPGSPRSAFRGDIEGLRAIAVLLVLAGHAAGNLVPGGFVGVDVFFVISGFLITGLLVGELRRTGRISLTAFYARRAKRLLPAAVLVLVVSLLLAYTLLPRTRWSATGWDVVASAVYGMNWRLAAQAVDYWAADQAPSIVQHFWSLAVEEQFYLVWPLLLLVLALPGRRRAVRPALLMVGFVLVAVPSFAWSVWLTRSDPGPAYFVTTTRLWELALGGALAIAGTALHRLPRALAALLAWAGLGAVTAGAFVLGPDTPFPGTAALLPTLGTAAVIGCSVAAGRAGPAGMLGLAPFRAVGAVSYSLYLWHWPLLVVAEARFGELTPVAGLIVVSLSAVPAVLSYRFVENPIRLSKTLQWEPAAALRIGAACTGVAVAAGLMFQFTVWPPPQAPVSTVVLPPLSTAQATASATAPAGPPGAAVLTSGKSAGAPVDRVASVVPDPLTALKDGPEAWPDKCTAGFDGGQPSPCLYGDADSAFRVALVGDSHANQWLPALRGIADANNWRLESYVRQACPFLNRGIARENRPQPECLDWNRSVLQALTGERKPNLLVVSHTIYVVLENGEPVENRVVADRFTEAMRTTWREVTAAKVPVAVIRDTPYQSMDIPECVTANPRKLTRCTSPRDVALATGAANPMLRAVVDQPRVHLIDLTDSICPTERCAPVIGGVLIYRDSSHLTATYVTTLAPRLNDALRRLLD from the coding sequence ATGGCTGAAAACGGCATCAATCAACCCGGGTCGCCCCGGTCCGCCTTCCGCGGGGACATCGAAGGGCTCCGGGCCATCGCCGTGCTGCTGGTGCTGGCCGGTCACGCCGCCGGCAACCTGGTGCCGGGAGGCTTCGTCGGCGTCGATGTCTTCTTCGTGATCTCCGGATTCCTGATCACGGGATTGCTGGTCGGCGAGTTGCGTCGTACCGGGCGGATCTCGTTGACGGCGTTCTACGCCCGCCGGGCCAAACGACTCCTGCCCGCCGCGGTCCTGGTGCTCGTCGTCAGCCTGCTGCTGGCCTACACCCTCCTTCCGCGGACCCGCTGGTCGGCGACCGGCTGGGACGTGGTGGCCAGCGCCGTCTACGGGATGAACTGGCGCCTGGCGGCGCAGGCCGTGGACTACTGGGCGGCGGATCAGGCGCCGAGCATCGTCCAGCACTTCTGGTCGCTGGCCGTGGAGGAGCAGTTCTACCTCGTCTGGCCCCTCCTGCTACTCGTCCTGGCCCTGCCGGGCCGGCGACGCGCCGTGCGTCCCGCCCTGCTGATGGTCGGGTTCGTCCTGGTGGCGGTGCCGTCCTTCGCCTGGTCCGTGTGGCTGACCCGGTCCGACCCCGGACCCGCCTATTTCGTCACCACCACCCGGCTGTGGGAACTCGCGCTCGGCGGAGCACTGGCCATCGCGGGTACCGCCCTCCACCGCCTGCCCCGGGCACTCGCCGCCCTGCTCGCCTGGGCCGGTCTCGGCGCCGTCACGGCCGGCGCCTTCGTCCTCGGCCCGGACACCCCGTTCCCGGGCACCGCCGCGCTGTTGCCGACGCTCGGCACGGCGGCCGTGATCGGCTGTTCGGTGGCCGCCGGACGCGCGGGCCCGGCGGGGATGCTGGGGCTGGCCCCGTTCCGTGCCGTCGGTGCGGTCTCCTACTCCCTGTACCTGTGGCACTGGCCGCTGCTCGTCGTGGCCGAGGCACGTTTCGGTGAGCTGACCCCCGTCGCAGGGCTGATTGTCGTGTCGCTCTCCGCGGTTCCCGCGGTGTTGTCCTACCGCTTCGTGGAGAACCCCATCCGGCTGTCGAAGACCCTGCAATGGGAGCCTGCCGCCGCCCTTCGGATCGGCGCGGCCTGCACCGGTGTCGCGGTAGCGGCGGGACTGATGTTCCAGTTCACCGTCTGGCCGCCACCGCAGGCGCCGGTCTCCACCGTGGTGTTGCCGCCGCTCAGCACGGCACAGGCCACCGCCAGTGCGACGGCTCCGGCCGGCCCGCCGGGAGCCGCCGTGCTCACCAGCGGCAAGAGCGCGGGCGCGCCGGTCGACCGGGTCGCCTCGGTGGTCCCCGACCCGCTGACCGCGCTCAAGGACGGGCCCGAGGCATGGCCGGACAAGTGCACGGCGGGATTCGACGGCGGGCAGCCGTCCCCGTGCCTGTACGGTGACGCCGACTCGGCCTTCCGGGTCGCCCTGGTGGGGGACTCGCACGCCAACCAGTGGCTACCGGCACTGCGCGGCATCGCCGACGCCAACAACTGGCGGCTGGAGTCGTACGTCCGGCAGGCGTGCCCGTTCCTGAACCGGGGAATCGCCCGGGAGAACCGCCCCCAGCCGGAATGCCTCGACTGGAACCGATCCGTGCTGCAGGCACTCACCGGTGAACGCAAGCCCAACCTGCTGGTGGTCAGCCACACCATCTACGTGGTGCTGGAGAACGGCGAGCCGGTCGAGAACCGGGTGGTGGCCGACCGGTTCACCGAGGCGATGCGCACCACGTGGCGCGAGGTGACCGCGGCGAAGGTGCCCGTCGCCGTCATCCGGGACACCCCGTACCAGTCGATGGACATCCCCGAGTGCGTCACCGCCAACCCGCGCAAGCTGACCCGCTGCACCAGCCCCCGTGACGTGGCCCTGGCCACCGGAGCGGCCAATCCGATGCTGCGAGCGGTGGTCGACCAACCCCGCGTGCACCTGATCGATCTGACCGACTCGATCTGTCCGACCGAGCGATGCGCGCCGGTGATCGGTGGCGTGCTGATCTACCGGGACAGCAGCCACCTCACGGCGACGTACGTGACCACCCTGGCGCCCCGGCTGAACGACGCTCTGAGACGACTGCTCGACTGA
- a CDS encoding S8 family peptidase has protein sequence MNNLRRKTLAAASAVTLGAGLALVGGTAPAAAVGPETSYIVLAPQGNSTAKAAARVAAADGTVVAAYDKIGVLVVRSSAPDFATRVAGAGVESVASTAGLGTALDEGETVEVPAAAVAAATGDPTAEPLYNLQWDMPQIRVPQAHAVTGGSPSVVVGVLDSGISSSHPDLATQIAKDKSASCVGGVPNTAEAAWNPTTSDHGTHVAGTIAAAVNGVGVTGVAPGVKVAAVKVVNDDGYIFPEAAVCGFMWAAEHGFQLTNNSYYIDPWELNCRNDARQRPVWKAVQRALRYSQSQGVLHVASAGNSNYDLAHKITDTGSPNNGTPEERENLTNACLDLPAEAPGVVTVAAVGPTGEKSYYSSYGQGVIDVTAPGGDTRFRTQGARSTSADGILSTTFNTATRTNGWGYKQGTSMSGPHATGVAALALSAHPGMSPGQLASFLERTAVAKSCPSGVYNPVPLIPAGPNAYDATCSGGNRNGFYGAGVVDAYNAVK, from the coding sequence GTGAACAACCTCCGTCGCAAGACACTCGCCGCGGCGTCGGCAGTGACGCTCGGCGCCGGGCTCGCCCTCGTCGGCGGCACGGCACCGGCCGCGGCCGTCGGACCGGAAACCTCGTACATCGTGCTCGCCCCGCAGGGCAACAGCACCGCCAAGGCCGCCGCCCGCGTGGCGGCCGCCGACGGCACCGTGGTGGCCGCGTACGACAAGATCGGTGTGCTGGTCGTGCGCTCGTCCGCCCCGGACTTCGCCACCCGGGTGGCGGGCGCCGGCGTCGAGTCGGTCGCCTCCACCGCCGGCCTGGGCACCGCCCTGGACGAGGGCGAGACGGTCGAGGTGCCGGCCGCCGCCGTCGCCGCGGCCACCGGCGACCCGACCGCCGAGCCGCTCTACAACCTGCAGTGGGACATGCCCCAGATCCGCGTCCCGCAGGCGCACGCCGTGACCGGCGGCAGCCCGTCGGTCGTGGTGGGTGTGCTGGACAGCGGCATCTCCAGCAGCCACCCGGACCTGGCGACCCAGATCGCCAAGGACAAGAGCGCCTCCTGTGTGGGCGGCGTCCCGAACACCGCCGAGGCCGCGTGGAACCCCACCACGAGCGACCACGGCACCCACGTGGCGGGCACCATCGCCGCCGCGGTCAACGGCGTCGGTGTCACCGGTGTCGCCCCGGGCGTGAAGGTCGCCGCCGTCAAGGTGGTCAACGACGACGGCTACATCTTCCCGGAGGCCGCGGTCTGCGGGTTCATGTGGGCCGCCGAGCACGGCTTCCAGCTCACCAACAACAGCTACTACATCGACCCGTGGGAGCTGAACTGCCGCAACGACGCGCGTCAGCGCCCGGTGTGGAAGGCCGTGCAGCGGGCCCTGCGCTACTCGCAGTCCCAGGGTGTGCTGCACGTCGCGTCCGCAGGTAACTCGAACTACGACCTGGCCCACAAGATCACCGACACCGGCAGCCCGAACAACGGCACGCCGGAGGAGCGCGAGAACCTCACCAACGCCTGCCTCGACCTGCCGGCCGAGGCGCCGGGCGTGGTGACCGTCGCCGCCGTCGGCCCGACCGGGGAGAAGAGCTACTACTCCTCGTACGGCCAGGGCGTGATCGACGTGACCGCGCCGGGTGGCGACACCCGGTTCCGGACGCAGGGCGCCCGCTCGACGTCCGCCGACGGCATCCTGTCCACCACCTTCAACACCGCCACCCGCACCAACGGGTGGGGCTACAAGCAGGGCACCTCGATGTCCGGCCCGCACGCCACCGGCGTCGCGGCGCTGGCGCTGTCCGCGCACCCGGGCATGAGCCCGGGCCAGCTGGCCTCGTTCCTGGAGCGCACGGCGGTGGCGAAGTCCTGCCCGTCGGGCGTCTACAACCCGGTGCCGCTGATCCCGGCGGGCCCGAACGCGTACGACGCGACCTGCTCCGGCGGGAACCGCAACGGGTTCTACGGCGCCGGCGTCGTGGACGCGTACAACGCGGTGAAGTAA
- a CDS encoding hemerythrin domain-containing protein, which yields MSTDAIVLLKEDHKEIRRLFKAFQEAEEGPASKRGKIVGQILEALTVHTYLENEVMYPEVRKLVPDVEDDVLESYEEHHVADVLCFELFTMDAGDERFNAKTTVLIENVLHHIEEEEQEWFPKVREALGRSPLQEIGQRMLDLRPKAPTTPTAPKALKKSLDAVVA from the coding sequence GTGTCCACCGATGCGATCGTCCTGCTCAAGGAGGACCACAAGGAGATCCGCCGCCTGTTCAAGGCCTTCCAGGAGGCCGAGGAGGGACCGGCGAGCAAGCGCGGGAAGATCGTCGGGCAGATCCTCGAAGCCCTCACGGTGCACACCTACCTGGAGAACGAGGTGATGTACCCGGAGGTCCGCAAGCTGGTGCCCGACGTCGAGGACGACGTGCTGGAGTCGTACGAGGAGCACCACGTCGCGGACGTGCTCTGCTTCGAGCTGTTCACGATGGACGCCGGCGACGAGCGCTTCAACGCCAAGACGACGGTGCTGATCGAGAACGTGCTGCACCACATCGAGGAGGAGGAGCAGGAGTGGTTCCCGAAGGTCCGCGAGGCGCTCGGCCGTAGCCCGCTCCAGGAGATCGGCCAGCGGATGCTCGACCTGCGGCCGAAGGCGCCCACGACGCCGACCGCCCCGAAGGCGCTGAAGAAGTCGCTCGACGCCGTGGTCGCCTGA
- a CDS encoding sensor histidine kinase, which yields MWLVRGIVATGPLPRPGWRALLLDAALAGVLGLVCFQAATDDVGVPPPPLPPPLPLPPLAVPPEMQPAQPGSTLGALLLVFVMCAPLVLRRRYPLAVLWATMAAASLVLVTGGERQPALYPCVVLTCLVAVHSAAAHSPYRLPALVSVPAVALLALGLRELMPFTVSAGYLPFVVLAPLVAAAGGHHVWRRRAGEDRRRLTAEARAHEQALRDAVAGERARIARELHDVVTHHVSVMVIQAGAARTVLAAAPDQAREALLAVESTGRSALTELRHVMGLLAESEPDDPEDPQPGIEGLPELIERMRDAGVPVRLTISGERRPVTSGVGLTAYRVVQEALTNMVRHAPGAAGTVVVEYSPETLRIEVGNTEPGVPAATGVSGGRGLIGLRERLAVYGGTLRAGARPGAGYHVEAVIPWEAT from the coding sequence ATGTGGCTCGTGAGAGGCATCGTGGCGACGGGACCGCTGCCGAGGCCGGGCTGGCGGGCGCTGCTGCTCGACGCGGCGCTGGCGGGTGTACTCGGGCTGGTGTGCTTCCAGGCCGCCACTGACGACGTCGGCGTCCCGCCCCCGCCGTTGCCGCCGCCACTGCCGCTGCCCCCGTTGGCGGTCCCGCCGGAGATGCAGCCCGCGCAGCCCGGGTCGACGCTCGGGGCACTGCTGCTGGTCTTCGTCATGTGCGCACCGCTGGTGCTGCGCCGCCGGTATCCGCTCGCGGTGCTCTGGGCGACGATGGCCGCCGCGTCACTGGTGCTGGTGACCGGCGGGGAACGGCAGCCGGCCCTGTACCCGTGCGTGGTGCTGACCTGCCTCGTCGCCGTCCACAGCGCGGCGGCGCACAGCCCGTACCGGCTGCCGGCGCTGGTGTCCGTCCCGGCGGTGGCGCTGCTCGCCCTGGGCCTCCGGGAGCTGATGCCGTTCACGGTGTCCGCGGGCTACCTGCCGTTCGTCGTGCTGGCCCCGCTGGTGGCCGCCGCGGGCGGCCACCACGTGTGGCGGCGACGGGCGGGTGAGGACCGGCGGCGGCTCACCGCCGAGGCCCGCGCCCACGAGCAGGCGCTGCGCGACGCGGTCGCCGGTGAACGGGCCCGCATCGCCCGGGAACTGCACGACGTCGTGACGCATCACGTCAGCGTGATGGTCATCCAGGCCGGCGCCGCCCGGACGGTGCTCGCCGCCGCACCGGATCAGGCACGGGAGGCGCTGCTCGCCGTCGAGTCGACCGGCCGGTCCGCGCTCACCGAGCTGCGGCACGTCATGGGCCTGCTGGCCGAGTCCGAACCGGACGACCCGGAGGACCCGCAGCCCGGGATCGAGGGCCTGCCCGAGCTGATCGAACGCATGCGGGACGCCGGCGTGCCGGTACGGCTGACCATCTCCGGCGAGCGCCGGCCGGTCACCTCCGGTGTCGGGCTGACGGCGTACCGGGTGGTGCAGGAGGCGTTGACGAACATGGTCCGGCACGCGCCCGGCGCCGCCGGCACCGTCGTCGTCGAGTACTCGCCGGAGACCCTGCGGATCGAGGTCGGCAACACCGAGCCCGGCGTACCGGCCGCCACCGGGGTGTCGGGCGGGCGCGGCCTGATCGGGCTGCGGGAGCGCCTCGCCGTCTACGGTGGGACGTTGCGCGCCGGCGCCCGGCCGGGCGCCGGTTACCACGTCGAGGCCGTGATCCCGTGGGAGGCGACATGA
- a CDS encoding histidine phosphatase family protein, with translation MAELGSLWIVRHGESTANVAATAAETSGAELIDLSHRDADVPLSQTGEEQARATARWLAGLPESRRPDVAVVSPYLRAVRTAELALDGTGIPASVDERLRDRELGILDGLTGHGVTRRYPEEAQRRTRLGKFYYRPPGGESWTDVALRLRALLGDLRRDHEGGRVLLFGHDALVFLLRYLVEGLTEAELMALTREHVIANCSVTAWHADDAGRLVPEVFNDVAHLHLQGAKPTREDEVNAEPV, from the coding sequence ATGGCGGAGTTGGGATCGCTCTGGATCGTCCGGCACGGCGAGAGCACGGCGAACGTGGCGGCCACGGCGGCCGAGACGTCCGGCGCCGAGCTGATCGACCTCAGCCACCGGGACGCGGACGTGCCGCTGTCACAGACCGGCGAGGAGCAGGCACGGGCGACCGCCCGCTGGCTGGCCGGGCTGCCGGAGTCGAGGCGGCCGGACGTGGCTGTGGTGTCGCCGTACCTGCGTGCGGTGCGCACGGCCGAGCTGGCGCTCGACGGCACCGGGATCCCGGCGAGCGTCGACGAGCGGCTGCGCGACCGGGAGCTGGGCATCCTCGACGGGCTCACCGGCCACGGCGTGACCCGGCGCTACCCGGAGGAGGCGCAGCGGCGTACCCGGCTCGGCAAGTTCTACTACCGGCCGCCCGGCGGTGAGTCCTGGACCGACGTGGCGCTGCGGCTACGGGCGCTGCTCGGCGACCTGCGCCGCGACCACGAGGGGGGCCGGGTGCTGCTGTTCGGCCACGACGCGCTGGTCTTCCTGCTGCGCTACCTGGTGGAAGGGCTCACCGAGGCGGAGCTGATGGCGCTGACCCGCGAGCACGTGATCGCCAACTGCTCGGTCACCGCCTGGCACGCCGACGACGCCGGCCGGCTCGTGCCGGAGGTGTTCAACGACGTCGCCCACCTGCACCTGCAGGGGGCGAAGCCCACCAGGGAGGACGAGGTCAATGCCGAGCCGGTCTGA